The following coding sequences lie in one Musa acuminata AAA Group cultivar baxijiao chromosome BXJ3-1, Cavendish_Baxijiao_AAA, whole genome shotgun sequence genomic window:
- the LOC135585209 gene encoding calmodulin-binding protein 60 B-like, with translation MQRPGRYERQGTLPREKRGLEARDRDGLQPEPKRSKVPALASVIVEALKVDSLQKICSSLEPILRRVVSEEVERALAKLGPARIGGRCSPKQIEGPDGRNLQLHFRTRLSLPLFTGGKVEGEQGAAIHVVLLDANSGHVVSSGPVASAKLDVLVLEGDFNDEDDENWTEEDFESHVVKEREGKRPLLTGDVQVSLKDGVGSLGELNFTDNSSWIRSRKFRLGLKIASGYCEGIRIREAKTEAFVVKDHRGELYKKHYPPALKDEVWRLEKIGKDGSFHKRLNSNGINTVEDFLRLVVRDPQRLRNILGTGMSNKMWDILVEHSKTCVLSGKYYVYYSDEARDVGAIFNNISEFCGLIAGGQFYSAGGLNDSQKVFADTLVKKAYDNWMHAIAYDGHTLLDFTKSKKATASLQQESPFVSSLNHPSSHDQQISQFHPQSSVPLQHHPVAFADTAEGYNGSRATRYSNLPQDADSNAQMPIQSTSFAFQNQSSSSSHQSHFRRDDRAGLALAPPLHQPSIEFQPYEDWSCQQDDFLSEEEIRLRSHEMLENEDMQHLLRNLSVVGASTSLHEDGYGFPPYVPSLCSNFNDDDDERSRPSGRAVVGWLKIKAAMRWGIFVRKKAAERRAAQLVELED, from the exons TGTGATCGTTGAGGCATTGAAAGTGGACAGTCTGCAGAAAATCTGTTCGTCATTGGAGCCCATCCTTCGTAGAGTT GTCAGTGAAGAAGTGGAACGAGCCTTAGCAAAGTTGGGTCCTGCCAGGATTGGTGGAAG GTGTTCACCAAAACAAATAGAAGGACCTGATGGAAGAAACCTACAGTTGCACTTCAGGACGAGGCTATCGCTTCCTCTTTTTACAGGTGGAAAAGTAGAAGGGGAACAGGGAGCTGCAATTCATGTTGTATTACTTGATGCAAATTCTGGTCATGTGGTAAGCTCAGGACCTGTGGCATCTGCAAAGCTAGATGTTTTAGTTCTAGAgggtgattttaatgatgaagatgatgagaaTTGGACGGAAGAAGATTTTGAGAGCCATGTAGTTAAAGAGCGTGAAGGAAAGAGACCACTTTTGACAGGGGACGTACAGGTTTCTTTGAAAGATGGTGTTGGTAGCCTCGGAGAGCTTAATTTTACTGATAATTCTAGTTGGATCCGAAGCAGAAAATTTAGACTTGGTTTGAAGATTGCCTCAGGCTATTGTGAGGGTATTCGTATACGTGAAGCAAAGACAGAAGCTTTCGTGGTTAAGGATCATAGAGGAGAAT TGTACAAGAAACATTATCCACCTGCCTTGAAGGATGAAGTTTGGAGATTGGAAAAGATTGGCAAGGATGGATCATTCCACAAGAGGTTGAATAGCAACGGAATTAACACAGTCGAAGATTTCCTCAGGCTTGTTGTCAGAGATCCCCAAAGATTGCGTAAT ATCCTGGGAACTGGTATGTCAAATAAGATGTGGGATATCCTTGTGGAGCATTCGAAGACTTGTGTCTTAAGTGGAAAGTACTATGTATACTACTCAGATGAAGCGAGGGATGTTGGTGCTATTTTCAACAACATCTCTGAGTTCTGTGGCTTAATCGCTGGAGGGCAGTTCTATTCAGCAGGAGGACTTAATGACAGTCAGAAG GTTTTTGCAGATACATTGGTCAAAAAggcatacgacaattggatgcaTGCCATAGCATACGACGGTCACaccctcttggacttcacaaaaaGCAAGAAAGCAACCGCTTCCTTGCAACAAGAATCCCCATTTGTTTCATCATTGAATCATCCTTCTTCGCATGACCAGCAAATCTCTCAGTTTCACCCTCAGTCTTCAGTTCCCTTACAGCACCATCCAGTAGCATTTGCTGATACCGCCGAAG gaTATAATGGGAGTCGAGCTACTCGGTACTCTAACCTTCCACAAGATGCAGATTCAAATGCCCAAATGCCGATCCAAAGCACTTCCTTTGCTTTCCAAAACCAGTCAAGTAGCTCCTCTCACCAGTCCCATTTCAGAAGAGACGATCGTGCAGGTCTTGCACTCGCTCCACCGCTACATCAACCGAGCATAGAATTCCAACCATACGAAGACTGGTCATGCCAACAGGATGACTTCCTCTCGGAGGAGGAGATCCGGTTGAGAAGCCACGAGATGCTGGAGAATGAGGACATGCAGCACTTACTCCGCAACTTAAGTGTTGTTGGAGCTTCCACGAGTCTGCATGAGGATGGATATGGCTTCCCACCGTACGTGCCTTCGCTGTGCTCCAACTTCAACGATGACGATGACGAACGGAGCCGTCCATCGGGTAGGGCGGTGGTCGGGTGGCTTAAGATCAAGGCGGCCATGCGATGGGGGATATTTGTGCGGAAGAAGGCAGCCGAGAGAAGAGCGGCTCAGCTTGTTGAGCTCGAGGACTAG